In Phormidium yuhuli AB48, one genomic interval encodes:
- a CDS encoding SDR family oxidoreductase — protein sequence MNSVKDKIVLVTGASSGIGAACAKRFAEAGSRLILLARRGDRLQELAGELHRQWGTAVHCLTLDVRDRDGVMSQLTQLPVDWQGVDILVNNAGLSRGLDKLQEGDLDDWEEMIDANVKGLLYVTRAIVPGMVERQGGHIINIGSIAGRHAYPRGNVYCASKAAVRAITQGLKQDLLGTPIRVSEIDPGLVETEFSEVRFHGDRQRASETYHGLTPLTGEDIADLVWFCASRPNHVNISEMLVVPTDQATATQVYRR from the coding sequence ATGAATTCTGTTAAGGATAAAATTGTTCTTGTAACTGGGGCAAGTAGTGGCATTGGGGCCGCTTGTGCCAAACGCTTTGCTGAAGCGGGTTCGAGGCTTATTTTGCTGGCCCGTCGGGGCGATCGCCTTCAGGAGTTGGCGGGGGAGTTACACCGCCAATGGGGGACGGCGGTTCATTGTCTGACCCTGGATGTGCGCGATCGCGATGGGGTCATGAGTCAGCTGACGCAATTGCCGGTGGATTGGCAAGGGGTTGATATCCTGGTCAATAATGCTGGACTCAGTCGGGGCCTGGATAAACTGCAAGAGGGCGATCTCGATGATTGGGAGGAGATGATTGATGCCAACGTCAAGGGACTCCTCTATGTGACGCGGGCCATTGTCCCTGGGATGGTTGAACGCCAGGGGGGACATATTATTAATATTGGCTCGATCGCGGGCCGTCATGCCTATCCTCGGGGGAATGTCTATTGTGCCTCGAAAGCGGCAGTGCGGGCGATTACTCAAGGCTTAAAACAGGATTTACTGGGAACGCCGATTCGGGTGAGTGAGATTGATCCGGGTTTGGTGGAGACGGAGTTTAGTGAGGTTCGCTTCCACGGCGATCGCCAGCGGGCCAGTGAAACCTATCATGGCTTAACGCCCCTAACCGGCGAAGATATCGCGGATCTGGTCTGGTTTTGCGCCAGCCGCCCGAACCATGTCAACATTAGTGAAATGCTCGTGGTTCCCACCGACCAGGCTACGGCAACTCAAGTCTATCGACGGTAG
- a CDS encoding CU044_2847 family protein, translating to MANSTKIVPVNLEDGSTVYVEATLIGEQPISFKKHPFKDVTNAIKMISSELTETLETIKPQKASVKFGLEIGIQSGKITTLIVQGSSKANVEITLHWESSSKNKTSDNS from the coding sequence ATGGCAAACTCAACGAAAATAGTGCCAGTAAACTTAGAAGATGGTAGTACAGTTTATGTTGAAGCAACTTTAATTGGAGAGCAGCCGATTTCATTTAAAAAACATCCCTTCAAGGATGTTACAAATGCGATCAAGATGATTTCTAGTGAATTGACGGAAACATTGGAAACCATAAAACCTCAAAAAGCGAGTGTCAAATTCGGACTCGAGATTGGAATCCAATCGGGCAAAATAACAACTCTCATCGTTCAAGGTAGTAGCAAAGCTAATGTCGAAATAACCTTGCATTGGGAGTCGTCGTCAAAAAACAAAACATCGGATAACTCCTAG